DNA from Daucus carota subsp. sativus chromosome 1, DH1 v3.0, whole genome shotgun sequence:
AATTGGCAAGAAATGGTCTCACTGGTAAGATCCCGGATTCTGTTGGAGATTTACGGAATCTCAGAGTTATACAGCTCTATGAAAATCAGTTATCTGGACACATTCCTCCAACTCTTGGAAATCTGACAATGCTCGACAGTTTGTTCCTACATTTGAACTTTTTGTCCGGTTCAATTCCATCTGAACTTGGAAAACTTAAGAACCTAGCCTACCTGAGATTGTCGAGTAATAATCTCACCGGTACTCTGCCACTAGAATTTAATAATCTCACGCGTTTAGTAGCTTTCCGTATGAGTGAAAACCTTCTGACAGGTCCTTTACCAGACAATATCTGCGCTGGTGGTTTGCTTGAAAAGTTCACTGTACCAAACAATCGGTTCACAGGCCCGGTTCCAAGAAGCTTAAAAAATTGTACTAGCTTATATAGGCTTAGGCTTGATGGGAATCAACTTACTGGAGACATCTCTGAAGCTTTTGGTGTATACCCACATTTAAATTATGTTGATTTGAGCCGCAATAAGTTTTATGGCAAGGTATCTTCAAATTGGGGGCTCTGCAAGAACCTGACTAGCCTTAGGATATCTGATAATAATATGTCTGGACAGATATCACCTGAGCTGGGAAAGGCTACTCTTCTAGTTGAACTCGACCTCTCACGGAACCATTTAGTTGGGGGTATTCCAAACAGTTTAGCAAATCTAGCTTCACTGCTTGAGCTTTTATTGCACGATAACAAGCTTTCTGGTGATATCCCTCCAGACATTGCCAAACTCCCAAATTTAGCCAATCTTAATTTGGGAAACAATAATCTGAGTGGCTTGATTCCAAAAAACCTAGCAATGTGCAGACATTTGTTGAACTTGAACTTGAGCCAGAATTGCATAAGAGGGCGTATTCCTTCTGAAATTGGGAGTCTACAGTCTCTGCAATATCTTGATCTTAGTTGGAATTTGCTTACTGGTGAGGTGCCAAAAGTGCTTGGAGGACTAAGAAGTTTAGAGACATTGAATATTTCGCATAATGAGCTCAATGGTTCTATAAAATCAACTTTTGAGCTAATGCAAAGTCTAATCTCTGTAGATATATCCTACAACCAACTTGAAGGTCCTCTTCCTGACACGAAAGCCTTTCGAGAGGCTCCAGTAGCTGCACTGGAAAAAAACAAAGGGTTGTGTGGCAATATAATTGGCTTGGACAAATGCCCAGGCATACAACATGATGAAGGAAAGCAGAAACAACACAGAAAACTTTTCATATTGATATTGCTTTCTTTGTTGGCTGTTCCTATTTTTCTATACATCTCGGCATTGATCGTGTATTACCTTCATCACAGAGCCCGGAACTTAAAAACTAAGGCAACCATTGAGGACACAAATTTGTTTACAATATGGAGCTATGACTCGAAGATCGTATATGAAGAGATAGTGAGAGCCACAGACAACTTCAATGCAGACCACTGCATCGGGACAGGAGGCTCTGGAAGTGTTTATAAGGCACATTTTCCAAGTGGCCAGAATTGGGCTATCAAGAGACTTCATGCACCAGAAGACGAGATGTTGCCTGATCTGAAGAGTTTCACAAATGAAATCCGCACCTTGACTTCCATCAAGCATCGTAACATTGTGAAGCTTTATGGATTCTGTTCCAAACCACAGCAGTCTTTTTTAATTTACGAGTTCTTGGAAAGAGGGAGCCTTTCAAACATACTGAACAATCAGAAAATTGCAGCAAATTTTGAGTGGATTCAGCGACTAAATGTCATAAAAGATGTAGTCAGCGGATTATCCTATATGCATCATGATTGCAAGCCTTCAATAATACACCGCGATTTATCAAGCAAGAACATTCTTCTGGACTCCAATTCTGTGGCTCATATCTCTGATTTTGGCACAGCAAGATTTTTGAAGCCCAACTCTTCTAACTGGACATCATTTGCAGGAACTTATGGGTATTCTGCTCCTGGTATGTATATCATTGTAATTTATCTAACTCTGAACATCTTAAATCATTTGGCTCCACTATCTTAAGTTAGTCATCTGATTGGGTGCTTGCAGAACTTGCTTACACAATGAATGTTGACGAGAAATGTGATGTCTATAGCTTTGGAATTTTGGCGATGGAAGTGATTATGGGGAGGCATCCAGGCGATCTTGTTTCATCCTTATCAACCTCATCAGCGCGGAGTTTTCAGTCAAGTGTTGATGAAACTCTCGTCAAGGATGTTGTGGATCAGCGTCTCCCATCTCCAAAAACTCATGTGGCGGAAGAAATGGTCTACATTATAAAGATTGCATTGGCATGCTTGCATCTTATTCCACAATGTCGGCCAACATTTAGACAAGTATCTCTTCAGCTATCGAAACGAAGGCCACCCCTGCAAACTGCATTCCACATGATTACTTTGAGCCAACTGCTTGACCCCAGACGCGATCAGTCATTGCATTGATCCCTCTCCAAGTCCATTTGAGTCAGCAAATTTTGTCTAGACCTGGACAGGCTTAATGCATACTTCTCACGTGAATTGAAATGCAAATATCTTGTTTACATAAATTTAAGATCTATAAGAACTACACTGTGATTATGTGCATCTGACCTCTAAATGCGGGAAATTTCTCATACCAGAGGAATAAGAAATGAAGATATGCTTAAGCTTAGTTTCAAGAAATAGTGATTATATGTATTATGTTACCAGGGTCATCATattgattttttgaatatttcatTCTTTGCCAAGGCTCTAATAGACAGCAACGGAAACAAAACTAAATATATGGCGACATGGTGTATGTGTGGCAGCCGGGGAGGGCTCTCTAGATGAAGCAGTTTAAACTTGTCAAGTTAATTCATCTCTCTCAAGCACCCAAGCAAACATCTAAGGCTTAGAATTTAGATTTCAGATGCTCTGAAAATGGCCATAGAACACAAAACaataatgtataaaatatttttttttttttgacagagtaatgtataaaatatttgtGTTACATAATAACTAGTAATTTTGCCCGTGCTTGGCACACGGTATCttacataattatatttcatttgtttattaaattcgtaaatttatttattatatgtgtttatgttttttttctAATCTTATAACATGTCTTTGTCtccaataaattattatagtAATGTATTGAAACATATATTGTATCATTGATCATACAAATAAATCTAATAAGgatttatttttagaataatagttatatttttataaatagttGTTAAGTCTACGGTCCTATGTTGTGTtgatattttatgttattttttgttattttatactACATGTTCGACCGTCACttgtaaattaataaaatatatgggAATGTAACTCACTCAAAACTTAAAAttgtaaaacaaaaataagCAGCTAGCCAGCTGCAAATCAAGCAGGTGAAAGAAAGTTACAGTACAAAATCGTGTCacaatcattttatttattaaattctacTTCCTCTTGCTAGTTGTTATTTCAAGTCATATAATTTAAGTTTCATGATTGTCGAAATACTTCACCAATTTCACCTTTTTGGTAGCTGATTTGGATGTTTATTATGTGTCAAAACTTTAAGATAGATGAAcaaaattttgtgaagaaaaacaAACAGTAGGTGACGTAAAAATGATTGAATAAGAATGTTATGATAAGTTTAAGATGATAAATAACTTTTCTCAAGATCTAACAAAAAATTATCGTAGTAAACtggttttttttaagaaaacaagataatttaataaataatagtcatacggcatctacgagaatgatcgagtcgaacaaatatagaaaaaattatgttattttacactaactataagaaagattgtagaagggagggttgaatacaatcttttacaaattaaaagattcaagaacaagaacacttaaaaacaataaatcagaaaaacaccaagtattaaaaatacgggtggattgattgatccacccgtgagattttatgtagaagggggctgtgactccacatttactgGAGTCACATCAAGCTGACTTTGAGAAATAGAAGGCATAAAATCAATGATTTTAGCCTGAGaagtgtgtgcagagtgcttagaTTTATCACCATTGAGCTTCTtcctcccataggcttttatggGTGATTgagtgtccctccccctcttttgttgtgtccctggatggggacttttttcaatagcaacatccttttgggaggatgctgctagggatgagcttGTTTCCTTATTAatctctacagtcttttgggagactgcagagtggctaggctggttatCACTCACCTCTCCAACCTTATTCTTggggcttctttgatgttcaccctgtccctccccctcacaaccaccaatcacactcccctcaggtgtGTGTTTCTTGGTTTTTACAACAGGTGCCTTTTGGGAGACACCTGACATTTGTTTCTTTAACTTGGATTTTGATGGTGGTGCCACTTGGGAAGGCTGCTGTGGGTCATTACCAACAGCCATTGTGACAGAAGGCAAAGAAATAGGTGGTTGAGTAAGAGTTGAGGGAAAACCAAATACCTGTTTTTCTTTACCAGCTTCCATGATTGGCAGATAGACCACCTCTTGAGAGGGGTAAAAGTTCATCCTTGAGAGGTCTTTAAacactctcttttcctgcacaaaacttggaagcttggcttcctgttTAGTGATAACTAGCTTCTCATTCACATGATTGGCTAGCATCATGAGGAACCTAACATAATATATGTTcttaggtctatcagttttatcacctaatttctccccaatttcttggatcatcaaaccaccaaaattaaagtactcatttgtcaagaacatataaagcatTTTCAAAATTTGGGAAGTAATAGCATCAAATTTACTAATTTTGCCATAAATAGCTTTAACAAATgcatcacacaaataactccattctctcctaagccCTTTTCTAACTATCTTACCTAAGGCAGAAGTAGGTAAAGCATAGTTCATGGCATTAAGCAGATTAACTAATTgaatatcactaggcaaagaagTAACAATATCTTCAGGTAtgttaaagcatgctttcataatatcaCAATTAAGAGTATGCATTTCATTTTTAAGAGAGAAGGTTATAGTTTCATCCTCACTACTGAATTCAGCCGTAGTCCAAATCTATTCCACCACTTCATGATAGATAGTGGGAGTTGAAAGCATGGCATGTGAGAGTTGGCTTACTTTGATAACTCCATCATTTTGTGGAATTCCTTCTCTTCAACAGCTTCTGTGTTTACAAacgacgcaaagttgttcttctcatagatgaacCCAGTTGGAGAtgtgtacttcttcattggtgccattgttgTTACAGAGAAGAGCTTTGAACAAAATAAGGTTTTCTTTCGcacaaagagagagagagagagagggctttgtgaattcgaaagagtgtgatgaaaagaaatgaaaataaactgaaaatacttatatactttcatagaaaattgctgtgattggctgagaaattaccgttgagaagtaataacttttatttaactCTGCAAAAATTATACACACGATTGTATGTATAAAGTAGAGGAGAGATAAAagtaatttcaacggctcagatctgataattgttTCAATGAATGAGATAGGCGCCTCGTTCAACttcttattcaactgatgaggatcagttgaaagtgttttcaactgatgtcatcagttgaactaaAAACAAGGTAATAGAGTATTGTTTCAATGGCTGAGCTTGGAGATCATCCGTTGAAACAATACTTCAGTATGAGAAAATTTCactatctcatcagttgaaatattacacaTTCTATCCAGAgtcataactaaattaattttgagaaaTTAAATTTAGCTAAACTCTGGCTGCCAAAATACAGACAAATTCAccataaattaggagaaatttaacatacctaatttacttaccaaccttgtgaatgtagattcatcaagaggctttgtaaaaatgtctgcaatttgttcttcacttggaacaaagtGCATTTCAatagtaccagccatcacatgttctcttatgaagtgatacttgatgtcaatatgcttggttcttgaatgctgcaatggattttcagttatagcaatagcactggtgttgtcacagaatattgggatttttgagagatttaaaccataatcaagtaattgatttctcatccacaatatttgtgcacaacaacttccatctacaatgtattcagcctcagctgtagaggttgaaacaGAATGTTGCTTTTTGccaaaccaagaaatcagtctgtctccaagaaattgacatgtgcctgttgtactttttctatcaatttttcatcctgcaaaatcagcatctgaatattcaattagatcaaatccagagtctttagggtaccaaataccaagatttggtgttcccttaagaaatctgaatattcttttaatagcaattagatgtgattctttaggattagcttggaatctagcacagaggcatgtagaaaacataatatcaggtctactagctgtcaagaatagaagagaaccaaccatgcctctataattagcgATGTCttcagatttctcattaggaatTAACTCCAATTTAGTGGCAGTTGGCATGGgggtcttagcttctttgcaatccattaaatcaaactttttaagtaaatcatagatatacttagtttgatttatgaatatacattcctttacttgtttaacttgtaaaccaagaaagtaggtgagctctcccatcatgctcatttcacactgacttttcattagattagcaaactttttgcaaaattTCTCATCTATAGatccaaaaattatattatctacataaatttgaactaggATAAAAGCACCATtcacatttctgtaaaataatgttttatccacagttcctctagaaaaatgattacctaataagaattgagatagagtgtcataccaggcccTCGGTGCTTGCTTTAagccataaagtgcttttaataaaaagtaaacatactctggaaaatctggatcttcaaaaccaggaggctgacttaCATACACCTcttcttccagttcaccatttagaaaagcacttttgacatccatttgatagactttaaagtttgcatgagcagcataggccaagaagattcttatggcttccaatcttgcaactggtgcaaaagtctcatcaaaatcaattccttcagattgagagtaccctttagccacaagccttgctttgtttctagtgacaactccattctcatccattttgtttctgaatacccactttgtgcctacaattgttctattcttaggcttgggtaccagcttccatactttgtttctctcaaattgatttaattcttcttgcatagcaagaacccaatcagcatctttgagagcatcttctattactttaggctcatcctgtgaaagaaatGCACTGTACAGACATTCATCTTGAGTAGCTCTCCtggtttgtacagatgcatttgcatcaccaattattaattcaaaaggatgatccctagtccattttctctgaggtgaatgtgattgtcttgatgatgtagcttcattgttgtagttcagatttccatgttgaaaagctccccctaaatttgacatctcattattcctAAATTGATTGGAATTCTGAGACATTATCTCAACTGATGAATCTAGAGGAGTTTCGACTGATGCTTCCaaagtagtttcaactgatgcttcagctGAGTTTTCAATGGCTGTTGTCTCATGTGCCAAGttctcatcagttggaatattaattccaggattaattccagcatTCTGAACAAAGTCATCACactcatcatcactatcatatagATCAcgttcaccttcattttcaaatctgagattgtcatgaaatccttcatctgacagaccttgaatatttttataatcaaaaactacatggattgattccataacaatgttggttctcagattgtatactctaaatgattttccattagagtatccaacaaaaatagcttcatctgctttggcttcaaattttccaagattttcaccttgattccttagaacatagcatttacatccaaatacatgtagaaagctaattgttggcttctttcctttaaaaagttgaaagggaGTCAGATTGTGAGATTTGGTTACTAaggaaatgttttgagtgaagcaagcagtgttcacagcctCTGCCCAGAAATAGGTTGGGAGTTGtacttcattaatcatggttcttgcagcttcaataagagttctgtttttcctctccactacaccattttgttgtggagttcttggtgcagagaattCATGAATAATTCCTTTATCTTCACAGAATTCCTACATCACTGAATTTTTGAATTCagtcccattatcacttcttattctctcaactttgacatctggattgttatTTAATGTCTTGATGtgattgataatatttttcccagcttcatccttagaatgcaggaagaaagtccaagtagattttgaaaatcatcaacaatcactagacaatacttcttctttgaaattgacataatgttgactggtccaaacaaatccatgtgCAAAAGTTGAAGAGGATTCACCATTGATGAAAGAgctttgcttttgaaagagcttctcttttgctttccttgctGGCATGCTCCACACAGACCATCTTTGGAAAATTCCAACTTTGGAATTCCTCtaaccaagtccttctttactaactcattcat
Protein-coding regions in this window:
- the LOC108204847 gene encoding MDIS1-interacting receptor like kinase 2 yields the protein MPLSNKKLSLILAFINFFLLACSEQLNASSGIPPVAYQAKALLAWKAGFDNQSQSVVASWKGNSPCSKWIGISCSRGGNVIRISLTSYGLRGKLHDLNFSSLPNLLKIDLFNNSIYGTIPQEIGKLKYLMYLELARNGLTGKIPDSVGDLRNLRVIQLYENQLSGHIPPTLGNLTMLDSLFLHLNFLSGSIPSELGKLKNLAYLRLSSNNLTGTLPLEFNNLTRLVAFRMSENLLTGPLPDNICAGGLLEKFTVPNNRFTGPVPRSLKNCTSLYRLRLDGNQLTGDISEAFGVYPHLNYVDLSRNKFYGKVSSNWGLCKNLTSLRISDNNMSGQISPELGKATLLVELDLSRNHLVGGIPNSLANLASLLELLLHDNKLSGDIPPDIAKLPNLANLNLGNNNLSGLIPKNLAMCRHLLNLNLSQNCIRGRIPSEIGSLQSLQYLDLSWNLLTGEVPKVLGGLRSLETLNISHNELNGSIKSTFELMQSLISVDISYNQLEGPLPDTKAFREAPVAALEKNKGLCGNIIGLDKCPGIQHDEGKQKQHRKLFILILLSLLAVPIFLYISALIVYYLHHRARNLKTKATIEDTNLFTIWSYDSKIVYEEIVRATDNFNADHCIGTGGSGSVYKAHFPSGQNWAIKRLHAPEDEMLPDLKSFTNEIRTLTSIKHRNIVKLYGFCSKPQQSFLIYEFLERGSLSNILNNQKIAANFEWIQRLNVIKDVVSGLSYMHHDCKPSIIHRDLSSKNILLDSNSVAHISDFGTARFLKPNSSNWTSFAGTYGYSAPELAYTMNVDEKCDVYSFGILAMEVIMGRHPGDLVSSLSTSSARSFQSSVDETLVKDVVDQRLPSPKTHVAEEMVYIIKIALACLHLIPQCRPTFRQVSLQLSKRRPPLQTAFHMITLSQLLDPRRDQSLH